The following proteins are encoded in a genomic region of Pan troglodytes isolate AG18354 chromosome 2, NHGRI_mPanTro3-v2.0_pri, whole genome shotgun sequence:
- the SH3BP5 gene encoding SH3 domain-binding protein 5 isoform X5, with protein sequence MLNHATQRVMEAEQTKTRSELVHKETAARYNAAMGRMRQLEKKLKRAINKSKPYFELKAKYYVQLEQLKKTVDDLQAKLTLAKGEYKMALKNLEMISDEIHERRRSSAMGPRGCGVGAEGSSTSVEDLPGSKPEPDAISVASEAFEDDSCSNFVSEDDSETQSVSSFSSGPTSPSEMPDQFPAVVRPGSLDLPSPVSLSEFGMMFPVLGPRSECSGASSPECEVERGDRAEGAENKTSDKANNNRGLSSSSGSGGSSKSQSSTSPEGQALENRMKQLSLQCSKGRDGIIADIKMVQIG encoded by the exons ATGCTGAATCACGCCACTCAGAGG GTCATGGAGGCGGAGCAGACCAAGACCAGGAGCGAGCTGGTGCATAAGGAGACGGCAGCCAGGTACAACGCCGCCATGGGCCGCATGCGACAGCTGGAGAAGAAACTCAAGAGAGCCATCAACAAGTCCAA GCCTTATTTTGAACTCAAGGCAAAGTACTATGTGCAGCTCGAG CAACTGAAAAAGACTGTGGATGACCTGCAGGCCAAACTGACCCTGGCAAAAGGCGAGTACAAGATGGCCCTGAAGAACCTGGAGATGATCTCAGATGAGATCCACGAGCGGCGGCGCTCCAGTGCCATGGGGCCTCGGGGATGCGGTGTTGGTGCTGAGGGCAGCAGCACATCTGTGGAGGATCTGCCAGGGAGCAAACCTGAGCCTGATGCCATTTCTG TGGCCTCGGAGGCCTTTGAAGATGACAGCTGTAGCAACTTTGTGTCTGAAGATGACTCGGAAACCCAGTCTGTGTCCAGCTTTAGTTCAGGACCAACAAGCCCGTCTGAGATGCCTGACCAGTTCCCTGCGGTTGTGAGGCCTGGCAGCCTGGATCTGCCCAGCCCTGTGTCCCTGTCAGAGTTTGGGATGATGTTCCCAGTGTTGGGCCCTCGAAGTGAATGCAGCGGGGCCTCCTCCCCTGAATGTGAAGTAGAACGAG GAGACAGGGCAGAAGGGGCAGAGAATAAAACAAGTGACAAAGCCAACAACAACCGGGGCCTCAGCAGTAgcagtggcagtggtggcagcagtAAGAGCCAAAGCAGCACCTCCCCTGAGGGCCAGGCCTTGGAGAACCGGATGAAGCAGCTCTCCCTACAGTGCTCAAAGGGAAGAGATGGAATTATTGCTGACATAAAAATGGTGCAGATTGGCTGA